The following are from one region of the Natronocella acetinitrilica genome:
- a CDS encoding nucleoside deaminase has translation MDIFMRAAIEEAELGREEGGIPIGSVLVHEGRIIGRGHNRRVQTGSAVLHGEMDALENAGRLPGRTYRESILYTTLSPCAMCSGAILLYGIPRVVVGENRTFMGEEALLRERGVLVEVLDDQRCIELMRGFIAEKPDLWNEDIGR, from the coding sequence ATGGACATATTCATGCGCGCCGCCATTGAGGAAGCGGAACTCGGCCGGGAGGAGGGCGGCATCCCGATCGGATCCGTACTGGTTCACGAAGGAAGGATCATCGGACGGGGCCATAATCGGCGCGTGCAGACCGGCAGCGCCGTGCTGCACGGGGAAATGGACGCGCTGGAGAATGCCGGCCGGCTGCCGGGGCGCACCTACCGGGAAAGCATCCTCTACACCACGCTTTCTCCCTGCGCCATGTGCTCCGGCGCAATCCTGCTCTACGGCATCCCCCGGGTCGTGGTCGGCGAGAACCGCACTTTCATGGGCGAGGAAGCCTTGCTGAGGGAGCGTGGCGTGCTGGTGGAAGTTCTGGACGACCAGCGCTGCATCGAGCTGATGCGGGGCTTTATTGCCGAAAAGCCAGACCTGTGGAACGAGGATATCGGTCGCTGA
- the cobU gene encoding bifunctional adenosylcobinamide kinase/adenosylcobinamide-phosphate guanylyltransferase has translation MVGSDRTLGHALVLGGIRSGKSAMAESLSAAAGRAVVYVATAEAGDDEMVQRIRHHRERRPADWRLEEEPLDLAAVLQRHASAAPCLLIDCMSLWLSNLLHAGDVDQGVSEFLAALEVYPGPVVIVSNEVGLGIIGMDALTRRFADRLGWLNQDLAARCETVVLSVAGMPVWLKGEPTILSP, from the coding sequence ATGGTTGGGAGCGACAGGACTTTGGGGCATGCACTGGTTCTAGGCGGCATCCGTTCGGGCAAGAGCGCCATGGCGGAGAGCTTGTCCGCAGCGGCGGGGCGGGCAGTGGTGTACGTCGCAACGGCGGAGGCCGGGGACGACGAGATGGTGCAGCGCATTCGACACCATCGTGAGCGCCGCCCGGCGGACTGGAGGCTTGAGGAAGAGCCTCTGGACCTTGCTGCGGTACTGCAGCGGCACGCGTCCGCCGCGCCTTGCCTGCTCATCGACTGCATGAGCCTGTGGCTCAGCAATCTCCTCCACGCTGGCGATGTGGACCAGGGTGTATCGGAATTTCTCGCTGCCCTGGAGGTTTATCCGGGGCCCGTGGTGATCGTGAGCAACGAAGTGGGGCTGGGCATCATCGGTATGGATGCCCTTACCCGGCGTTTTGCGGATCGGCTCGGCTGGTTGAATCAGGACCTGGCGGCACGCTGTGAGACGGTTGTCCTGTCGGTGGCGGGCATGCCAGTCTGGCTCAAGGGCGAGCCGACGATTCTCAGCCCATGA
- the mtgA gene encoding monofunctional biosynthetic peptidoglycan transglycosylase, whose translation MNSRKDRSRHKRRWHWRSLLRWLLIAVLAFLLANILMVAGLRWVNPPTTAFVVQHNWAAFWSDDLDRARRQWVGWDDISPQMALAVIAAEDQRFPRHRGFDMDSIADAVADYRRTGRVRGASTISQQTAKNLFLWPGRSLFRKGIEAGYTVLIEGLWPKQRILEVYLNVAQFGPDIYGVEAASQAYFGKPASQLTAAEAALMAAVLPNPVRFRVDRPSEYVRGRQQWIQRQMRQLGDTRYLEQLAR comes from the coding sequence ATGAACTCGCGAAAGGATCGCAGCCGGCACAAGCGGCGATGGCACTGGCGCAGCCTCCTGCGCTGGCTGCTCATTGCCGTTCTTGCCTTTTTGCTGGCAAACATACTGATGGTTGCGGGCCTGCGCTGGGTGAATCCGCCCACCACGGCTTTCGTCGTGCAACACAATTGGGCCGCATTCTGGTCGGACGACCTGGACCGCGCCAGACGCCAATGGGTGGGCTGGGACGACATTTCCCCGCAGATGGCGCTGGCCGTCATCGCCGCCGAGGATCAGCGCTTCCCCCGTCACCGGGGTTTCGACATGGACTCCATCGCCGACGCGGTGGCGGATTATCGCCGTACCGGCCGCGTTCGCGGCGCCAGCACCATCAGCCAGCAGACCGCAAAGAACCTGTTCCTGTGGCCCGGGCGCAGCCTGTTTCGCAAGGGGATTGAGGCGGGCTACACCGTCCTGATCGAGGGCCTCTGGCCGAAGCAACGCATCCTCGAGGTCTACCTCAATGTGGCCCAGTTCGGCCCGGACATCTATGGGGTGGAGGCAGCGAGCCAGGCCTACTTCGGCAAACCGGCATCACAGCTCACCGCTGCCGAAGCGGCGCTGATGGCCGCCGTGCTGCCCAACCCGGTGCGGTTCCGCGTTGATCGCCCGTCGGAGTACGTGCGCGGCCGACAACAATGGATTCAGCGACAGATGCGGCAACTCGGCGACACGCGGTACCTGGAACAACTAGCGCGCTGA
- a CDS encoding bifunctional 2-methylcitrate dehydratase/aconitate hydratase, with amino-acid sequence MTSPTEGVKSSKRPKPDKELVAIADYVTGYQINSKEAYETARYMLMDSLACAMLALQYPACTKLLGPVVPGADMPDGVRVPGTPYRLDPIQGAFNIGAMIRWLDFNDTWLAAEWGHPSDNLGGILAVADYLSRRNIREGRSPLTMRQVLAAAIKAHEIQGVIAIENSFNRVGLDHVMLCRIATSAVVCHLLDGNRDDVINVLSHAWIDGSALRTYRHAPNTGSRKSWAAGDATARGVRLALMTMTGEMGYPSALSAKGWGFNDVLFNGKKLRFSQGYGSYVMENILFKISYPAEFHAQTAVEAAVALHEQVRDRLDEIDRVVIETQEAGVRIIDKTGPLDNPADRDHCIQYMVAVPLIFGRLTADDYEGHVATDPRIDALRKRMEVTENKTFSKDYLDPKKRSIGNAVQVFFKDGSSTDRVAVDYPVGHRRRRKEGIPLLQDKFERALATRFAPRQANAIRAACDRQKTLEKMAVNDFLDLWAL; translated from the coding sequence ATGACCTCGCCCACCGAAGGTGTCAAATCCAGCAAGCGGCCCAAGCCCGACAAGGAACTGGTGGCCATCGCCGACTACGTGACTGGCTACCAGATCAACAGCAAGGAGGCCTACGAGACCGCGCGCTACATGCTCATGGACAGCCTGGCCTGCGCCATGCTGGCCCTGCAGTACCCCGCCTGCACCAAGCTGCTGGGGCCGGTGGTGCCGGGTGCGGACATGCCCGATGGGGTGCGCGTCCCCGGCACGCCCTACCGGCTGGACCCGATCCAGGGCGCCTTCAACATCGGCGCCATGATCCGTTGGCTGGACTTCAATGACACCTGGCTCGCCGCCGAGTGGGGCCATCCCTCGGACAACCTCGGCGGCATCCTCGCCGTGGCGGACTACCTCAGTCGACGCAATATACGTGAGGGCAGATCGCCTCTCACCATGCGCCAGGTGCTTGCCGCCGCCATCAAGGCCCATGAGATCCAGGGCGTGATCGCGATTGAGAACAGCTTCAACCGGGTCGGCCTGGACCACGTCATGCTCTGCCGCATCGCTACCAGCGCCGTGGTCTGCCACTTATTGGACGGCAACCGCGACGACGTCATCAACGTGCTGTCCCACGCTTGGATCGACGGCTCCGCCCTGCGCACCTACCGCCATGCGCCCAACACCGGCTCACGCAAGAGCTGGGCGGCGGGGGATGCCACCGCCCGGGGCGTGCGCCTGGCGCTGATGACCATGACCGGCGAAATGGGCTATCCGTCTGCGCTGTCCGCAAAGGGCTGGGGCTTTAATGACGTGCTCTTCAATGGCAAGAAGCTTCGCTTCTCCCAGGGCTACGGCAGCTACGTCATGGAGAACATCCTGTTCAAGATCTCCTACCCGGCGGAATTCCACGCCCAGACCGCCGTCGAGGCGGCCGTGGCACTGCATGAACAGGTGCGCGATCGTCTCGATGAAATTGACCGGGTGGTCATCGAGACCCAGGAGGCCGGGGTGCGCATCATCGATAAGACCGGACCCCTGGACAACCCCGCTGACCGGGATCACTGCATCCAGTACATGGTGGCCGTCCCGCTCATTTTTGGCCGCCTTACCGCCGACGACTACGAGGGCCATGTCGCCACCGATCCCCGCATCGACGCCCTGCGCAAGCGCATGGAAGTCACCGAGAACAAGACTTTCTCCAAGGACTATCTGGACCCGAAGAAGCGCTCCATCGGCAACGCCGTGCAGGTGTTCTTCAAGGATGGGTCCAGCACCGACCGGGTCGCGGTGGACTACCCGGTCGGCCACCGTCGTCGGCGCAAGGAAGGCATCCCGCTCCTGCAGGACAAGTTCGAGCGTGCACTGGCCACCCGCTTTGCCCCGCGCCAGGCGAACGCCATCCGGGCAGCCTGCGACAGGCAGAAGACGCTGGAGAAGATGGCGGTAAACGACTTCTTGGACCTTTGGGCGCTGTGA
- the prpF gene encoding 2-methylaconitate cis-trans isomerase PrpF gives MAHAPQIRIPATYMRGGTSKGVFFRLDDLPEAARQPGPARDALLLRVIGSPDPYGKHTDGMGGATSSTSKTVILSKSESPDHDVDYLFGQVSIDQPFVDWSGNCGNLSAAVGPYAISNGLVDPARIPDNGIATVRIWQANIGKTIINRVPISDGVVQETGDFELDGVTFPAAEVAVEFMDPADGEGAMFPTGNPVDNLEVPGVGTLQATMINAGIPTIFVNAETIGYTGTELQDAINSDTRALAMFETIRAHGAVRMGLIDHPDQAAKRQHTPKVAFVAAPADYTASSGKRIVAADVDLLVRAMSMGKLHHAMMGTASVAIAAAAAVPGTLVNLAAGGGERTSVTFGHPSGTLRVGAEAARHGNDWTVTKAVMGRSARVLMEGWVRVPGDSF, from the coding sequence ATGGCCCATGCACCGCAGATCCGTATACCCGCCACCTACATGCGCGGCGGTACCAGCAAGGGGGTGTTTTTCCGCCTGGACGACCTGCCCGAGGCGGCCCGACAGCCTGGGCCGGCCCGGGACGCCCTGCTACTGCGGGTGATCGGCAGCCCCGACCCCTATGGCAAGCACACCGACGGCATGGGCGGTGCGACCTCCAGTACCAGCAAGACGGTGATCCTGTCGAAGAGTGAGAGCCCGGACCACGACGTGGATTACCTGTTCGGCCAGGTCTCCATCGATCAGCCCTTCGTCGACTGGAGCGGTAACTGTGGCAACCTGTCGGCGGCGGTGGGCCCGTACGCCATCAGCAACGGCCTGGTGGACCCGGCACGTATCCCGGACAACGGCATCGCCACCGTCCGTATCTGGCAGGCCAATATCGGCAAGACCATCATCAACCGGGTACCCATCAGCGATGGTGTGGTGCAGGAAACCGGCGACTTCGAGCTGGATGGCGTGACCTTTCCGGCGGCGGAGGTAGCGGTGGAGTTCATGGACCCCGCCGACGGCGAGGGCGCCATGTTTCCCACCGGCAATCCGGTGGACAACCTCGAGGTGCCCGGGGTAGGCACCTTGCAGGCTACCATGATCAACGCCGGTATCCCGACCATCTTCGTCAACGCCGAGACCATTGGCTACACCGGCACCGAACTGCAGGATGCCATCAACAGCGACACCCGGGCGCTTGCCATGTTCGAGACCATCCGTGCCCATGGCGCGGTGCGCATGGGCCTCATCGACCACCCGGACCAGGCCGCCAAGCGCCAGCACACGCCCAAGGTGGCCTTCGTGGCCGCGCCGGCGGACTACACGGCTTCCAGCGGCAAGCGCATCGTCGCCGCCGACGTGGATCTGTTGGTGCGCGCCATGTCCATGGGCAAGCTCCACCACGCCATGATGGGCACCGCCTCGGTGGCCATTGCCGCTGCGGCGGCGGTGCCGGGCACTCTGGTCAACCTGGCGGCTGGCGGCGGTGAGCGCACCAGTGTGACCTTCGGCCATCCCTCGGGAACACTGCGGGTGGGGGCCGAGGCCGCACGCCATGGCAATGACTGGACAGTGACCAAGGCCGTCATGGGCCGCAGCGCCCGGGTGCTCATGGAGGGCTGGGTGCGGGTGCCCGGCGATTCCTTCTAG
- the acnD gene encoding Fe/S-dependent 2-methylisocitrate dehydratase AcnD — protein sequence MNKQYRKPLPGTRLDYFDVRAAVEDIRPGAYDGLPFTSRVLAENLVRRCEPSALRDCLTQIIDRRQDLDFPWFPARVVCHDILGQTALVDLAGLRDAIAERGGDPAKVNPVVPTQLIVDHSLAVEHAGFEKDAFEKNRAIEDRRNADRFHFINWTKQAFHNVDVIPPGNGIMHQINLERMSTVVESRDGVAFPDTLVGTDSHTPHVDALGVLAIGVGGLEAESVMLGRASYMRLPDIVGVELTGRPQPGITCTDIVLALTEFLRKERVVSAYLEFYGEGAEALSVGDRATISNMTPEFGATAAMFYIDQQTLDYLTLTGREPEQVKLVETYARTVGLWADDLKTADYERVLRFDLSTVVRNMAGPSNPHKRVSTTGLTEAGIAGPWEQSDDGLMPDGAVIIAAITSCTNTSNPRNVIAAALLARKANALGLTRKPWVKSSLAPGSKAVQLYLEDAGLLPELEQLGFGIVAFACTTCNGMSGALDPKIQQEIIDRDLYSVAVLSGNRNFDGRIHPYAKQAFLASPPLVVAYAIAGTVRFDIEKDALGTDTHGNPVTLKDLWPSDEEIDTIVREHVKPEHFRKVYTPMFRIEKASAEQVSPLYDWRAQSTYIRRPPYWEGALAAERTLTGMRPLAVLGDNITTDHLSPSNAIMADSAAGEYLAKMGLPEDDFNSYATHRGDHLTAQRATFANPKLLNEMVRDDNGAVRQGSLARLEPEGTVTRMWDAIETYMERRQPLIVIAGADYGQGSSRDWAAKGVRLAGVEAIVAEGFERIHRTNLIGMGVLPLEFQPGTTRKTLGIDGTETFDVVGEPSPRAELTLVIHRRDGDRDDITVICRLDTAEEVSIYNAGGVLQRFAQDFLEAEAVA from the coding sequence ATGAACAAGCAGTACCGCAAGCCGCTACCCGGCACCAGGCTGGACTACTTCGACGTACGTGCGGCGGTGGAGGACATCCGCCCCGGTGCCTACGACGGTCTACCATTCACGTCCCGGGTGCTCGCGGAAAACCTGGTGCGGCGCTGCGAGCCATCGGCCTTGCGGGACTGCCTGACCCAGATCATCGATCGCCGGCAGGACCTGGACTTTCCCTGGTTCCCGGCCCGGGTGGTCTGCCACGACATTCTCGGCCAGACGGCATTGGTGGACCTGGCCGGCCTGCGTGACGCCATCGCCGAACGCGGCGGCGACCCGGCCAAGGTCAACCCGGTGGTGCCGACGCAGCTCATTGTCGACCACTCGCTGGCGGTGGAGCATGCCGGTTTCGAGAAGGATGCTTTCGAGAAGAACCGGGCCATCGAGGATCGCCGCAACGCCGACCGCTTTCACTTCATCAACTGGACCAAGCAGGCCTTTCACAATGTTGATGTGATTCCGCCCGGCAACGGCATCATGCACCAGATCAACCTGGAGCGGATGTCCACCGTGGTGGAGTCCCGCGATGGTGTGGCCTTCCCCGACACGCTGGTTGGGACGGACAGCCACACGCCCCACGTGGACGCGCTGGGGGTGCTGGCTATCGGCGTTGGCGGCCTGGAGGCGGAAAGCGTCATGCTCGGCCGCGCCTCCTACATGCGCCTGCCGGATATCGTCGGTGTGGAACTCACCGGTCGGCCACAGCCAGGCATTACCTGCACCGACATCGTGCTGGCCCTCACCGAATTCCTGCGCAAGGAGCGGGTCGTGTCCGCCTACCTGGAGTTCTACGGTGAAGGCGCGGAGGCGCTGTCCGTGGGTGACCGCGCCACCATCTCGAACATGACGCCGGAATTCGGCGCCACGGCGGCGATGTTTTACATCGACCAGCAGACACTGGATTACCTCACCCTCACCGGCCGCGAGCCGGAGCAGGTGAAACTGGTGGAAACCTACGCCAGGACCGTGGGTCTGTGGGCCGATGATCTCAAGACTGCAGACTATGAACGGGTGCTGCGCTTTGATCTCTCTACGGTGGTGCGCAACATGGCGGGGCCATCCAACCCCCACAAGCGTGTGTCCACCACAGGACTGACCGAGGCCGGCATCGCCGGCCCCTGGGAGCAGAGCGACGATGGCCTGATGCCCGATGGCGCCGTCATCATCGCCGCCATCACCAGCTGCACCAACACCAGCAACCCGCGCAATGTCATCGCAGCCGCGCTGCTCGCCAGGAAGGCCAATGCCCTGGGTCTGACCCGCAAACCCTGGGTGAAGTCCTCGCTGGCACCGGGCTCCAAGGCCGTGCAGCTCTACCTGGAGGACGCCGGCCTGCTGCCGGAATTGGAGCAGCTCGGTTTCGGCATCGTCGCCTTCGCCTGTACCACCTGCAACGGCATGAGTGGGGCGCTGGACCCGAAGATCCAGCAGGAAATCATCGATCGGGATCTCTACTCGGTGGCGGTGCTCTCCGGCAATCGCAACTTCGACGGCCGCATTCACCCCTACGCCAAGCAGGCCTTCCTCGCATCGCCACCGCTGGTCGTGGCCTACGCCATCGCGGGCACCGTGCGTTTCGACATCGAGAAAGACGCGTTGGGTACCGATACCCACGGCAATCCGGTCACACTGAAGGACCTCTGGCCCAGCGACGAAGAGATCGACACCATCGTCCGGGAGCATGTGAAGCCGGAGCATTTCCGCAAGGTCTACACGCCCATGTTCCGCATCGAGAAAGCGTCAGCGGAGCAGGTGAGTCCGCTGTACGACTGGCGTGCGCAAAGTACCTATATCCGCCGCCCGCCCTACTGGGAAGGTGCACTGGCTGCCGAGCGCACCCTCACAGGCATGCGGCCGCTGGCGGTGCTCGGGGATAACATCACCACCGACCACCTCTCACCCAGCAACGCCATCATGGCGGATAGCGCCGCCGGCGAGTATCTGGCGAAGATGGGCCTGCCGGAGGACGACTTCAATTCCTACGCTACCCATCGGGGCGACCATCTCACCGCCCAGCGCGCAACTTTTGCCAATCCCAAGCTGTTGAACGAAATGGTCCGGGACGACAACGGTGCGGTGCGGCAGGGCTCTCTCGCACGCCTGGAGCCGGAGGGCACTGTGACCCGCATGTGGGACGCCATCGAAACCTACATGGAGCGCCGCCAGCCGCTCATCGTCATCGCCGGTGCCGACTACGGCCAGGGCTCCTCCCGGGACTGGGCCGCCAAGGGCGTGCGCCTGGCCGGCGTGGAGGCCATCGTTGCCGAGGGTTTCGAGCGGATTCACCGTACCAACCTGATCGGCATGGGCGTGTTGCCGCTGGAGTTCCAGCCCGGCACCACCCGCAAGACGCTGGGTATCGACGGAACCGAGACCTTCGATGTGGTCGGCGAGCCCTCGCCCCGCGCCGAGCTCACGCTGGTGATCCACCGTCGGGATGGTGACCGTGATGACATCACCGTGATCTGTCGTCTGGATACCGCTGAAGAGGTGTCCATCTACAACGCGGGCGGTGTATTGCAGCGTTTCGCCCAGGATTTCCTGGAAGCGGAAGCCGTCGCCTGA
- the prpC gene encoding bifunctional 2-methylcitrate synthase/citrate synthase, producing MSEVKKSASTGLRGTSAGATALCTVGKEGAGLTYRGYDVRDLAASTSFEEVAHLLLYGELPTRTQLDGYIKRLQGLRDLPAALKAVLEQIPADAHPMDVMRTGCSMLGNLETEADFSQQLDVVDRMLAVFPSIITYWYRYSHDGVRIDPVTDDVSVGGHFLHLLHGKPASQLHADVMNTSLILYAEHEFNASTFTARVCASTLSDMHSCITGAIGSLRGPLHGGANEAAMEMLERWSDPDEAEQAILGMLERKDKIMGFGHAIYRTSDPRNAVIKEWSRKLADEVGDTTLFPVSERVDEVMWREKKLFPNADFYHASAYHFMGIPTKLFTPIFVMSRLTGWAAHVMEQRENNRIIRPSADYTGPELRPVPPIAERG from the coding sequence ATGTCCGAAGTGAAAAAATCAGCGTCCACCGGCTTGCGTGGAACCAGTGCAGGGGCAACGGCGCTGTGCACCGTTGGTAAAGAGGGGGCGGGCCTGACCTATCGCGGATACGACGTCCGCGATCTGGCGGCCAGTACCAGCTTCGAGGAAGTGGCTCACCTGTTGCTCTACGGTGAGCTGCCCACCCGAACCCAGCTTGATGGCTACATCAAACGCCTGCAGGGCCTGCGGGACCTGCCCGCGGCGTTGAAGGCTGTGCTGGAGCAGATTCCCGCCGACGCCCATCCCATGGACGTGATGCGAACCGGCTGCTCCATGCTCGGCAACCTTGAGACCGAGGCGGACTTCTCCCAGCAGCTCGATGTGGTGGACCGGATGCTGGCGGTGTTTCCGTCCATCATTACCTACTGGTACCGCTACAGCCACGATGGTGTGCGTATCGATCCCGTGACTGACGACGTCTCCGTAGGGGGGCACTTCCTGCACCTGCTGCACGGCAAGCCCGCCAGTCAATTGCATGCCGACGTGATGAACACCTCGCTGATTCTCTATGCCGAGCACGAGTTCAACGCATCCACCTTCACCGCGCGGGTGTGCGCCTCGACGCTGTCCGATATGCATTCCTGCATCACCGGTGCCATTGGCTCCCTGCGCGGGCCGCTGCACGGCGGCGCCAATGAAGCGGCCATGGAGATGCTGGAGCGGTGGAGCGATCCGGACGAGGCCGAGCAAGCCATCCTTGGCATGCTTGAGCGCAAGGACAAGATCATGGGCTTCGGCCATGCCATCTACAGAACCTCGGATCCGCGCAATGCGGTGATCAAGGAGTGGTCGCGCAAGCTCGCCGACGAAGTGGGCGACACCACGCTGTTTCCCGTGTCCGAGCGCGTCGACGAGGTCATGTGGCGGGAGAAGAAGCTGTTCCCCAACGCCGACTTCTACCATGCCTCGGCTTATCACTTCATGGGCATTCCCACGAAGCTGTTTACCCCGATCTTCGTCATGTCACGGCTGACCGGCTGGGCCGCCCACGTGATGGAGCAGCGCGAGAACAACCGCATCATCCGTCCCAGTGCCGACTACACCGGGCCGGAACTGCGGCCCGTGCCGCCCATCGCGGAACGGGGCTGA
- the prpB gene encoding methylisocitrate lyase, with product MTKTMSAGARFRLALEEERPLQIAGAINAYSALLAERAGFRALYLSGAGVANASFGLPDLGITQLSDVVEDAGRITAATDVPLLVDVDTGWGSAFNISRTVRDMERAGVAAIHLEDQVQSKRCGHRPNKALVSAAEMSDRVKAAVDARTDPDFVFMARTDAHASEGMQAAIDRANAYVEAGADAIFAEALHSLDDFRTFTAAVPVPVLANITEFGKTPLFTTEELREAGARMALYPLSAFRAMSRAAELVYGELRSKGTQKGVTDHMQTRDELYEVLGYHAYEEKLDSLFRKES from the coding sequence ATGACCAAGACAATGAGTGCGGGTGCCCGCTTCCGGTTGGCTCTGGAAGAAGAACGCCCTTTGCAGATCGCCGGCGCGATCAATGCCTACAGTGCGCTGCTGGCGGAACGGGCGGGCTTCCGCGCCCTTTATCTGTCGGGCGCGGGTGTTGCCAACGCTTCCTTTGGCCTGCCGGATCTGGGAATCACCCAGCTCTCGGATGTGGTCGAGGATGCTGGCCGCATCACCGCCGCCACCGACGTACCCCTGCTGGTGGACGTGGATACCGGCTGGGGCAGTGCCTTCAACATATCCCGCACCGTGCGTGATATGGAGCGAGCAGGCGTCGCCGCGATCCACCTTGAGGATCAGGTCCAGTCCAAACGCTGTGGTCACCGCCCCAACAAGGCACTGGTGTCCGCCGCTGAGATGTCCGATCGGGTCAAGGCGGCGGTGGATGCCCGCACCGATCCCGACTTTGTATTCATGGCCCGTACCGACGCCCACGCGTCTGAAGGCATGCAGGCGGCTATCGACCGGGCCAACGCCTACGTCGAGGCCGGTGCCGATGCCATCTTTGCCGAGGCGCTGCATTCGCTGGACGACTTCCGCACGTTTACCGCTGCCGTCCCGGTGCCAGTGCTGGCGAATATCACCGAATTCGGCAAGACACCGCTATTTACCACCGAGGAGTTGCGGGAGGCCGGTGCGCGGATGGCGCTGTACCCGCTTTCGGCGTTCCGCGCCATGAGCCGGGCGGCGGAGCTGGTGTACGGCGAGCTACGTAGCAAAGGCACGCAGAAGGGCGTGACCGACCACATGCAGACCCGCGACGAGCTCTATGAGGTGCTGGGCTACCACGCTTACGAAGAGAAGCTGGACAGCCTGTTCCGGAAAGAATCATGA
- a CDS encoding oxidoreductase, with product MSSFKALRVHQDGKQVEARLESMDVEQLAEGAVVIRAQWSGINFKDALAVTGKGKIMRSFPMNAGIDVSGVVETSEDPRFKPGQEVLVTGCGLGEERDGGFAGYARVPGDAVVHLPEGMSLRDAMAIGTAGFTAGMALVRMEQNGQHPDLGPILVNGATGGVGSFAVRLFSRAGYPVTALTGKQDAADYLRNLGATEVVDTATLEMGSRPLEKSLWGGAVDNLGGESLAWLTRTVHPWGNIGAIGLAAGIELNTTVMPFILRGVSLLGINSVHCSRDLRLAVWRRLGELLRSEDYADIVQAETGLEGVRETAEQMLSRKTRGRTLVRLGD from the coding sequence ATGAGTTCCTTCAAGGCACTACGCGTTCATCAGGACGGCAAGCAGGTCGAAGCCCGACTGGAATCCATGGATGTCGAGCAACTGGCAGAGGGTGCGGTGGTGATCCGCGCCCAGTGGTCTGGCATCAACTTCAAGGACGCCCTCGCCGTCACTGGCAAAGGCAAGATCATGCGCAGTTTTCCGATGAATGCCGGGATTGATGTCTCCGGCGTTGTGGAGACTTCGGAGGATCCGCGCTTCAAACCGGGCCAGGAAGTTCTGGTAACCGGTTGCGGGCTTGGCGAGGAGCGTGATGGCGGCTTCGCCGGTTATGCCCGAGTCCCGGGGGATGCCGTGGTGCATCTTCCCGAGGGCATGAGTCTGCGCGACGCCATGGCCATCGGCACTGCTGGCTTCACGGCCGGCATGGCGTTGGTGCGCATGGAGCAGAACGGACAGCACCCGGATCTCGGGCCGATTCTGGTCAACGGTGCGACCGGTGGCGTGGGAAGTTTCGCAGTGCGTCTGTTCAGTCGTGCCGGCTATCCGGTGACGGCCCTGACCGGCAAGCAGGATGCAGCCGATTACCTGCGCAATCTGGGTGCTACCGAAGTCGTCGACACTGCCACCCTGGAGATGGGCTCCCGGCCGCTGGAGAAGTCCCTCTGGGGCGGCGCCGTGGATAACCTCGGCGGTGAGTCCCTGGCGTGGCTGACCCGTACCGTCCACCCCTGGGGCAACATCGGCGCCATTGGCCTTGCAGCCGGCATTGAGCTCAACACCACGGTGATGCCCTTCATTCTTCGCGGCGTCAGCCTGCTCGGCATCAATTCCGTGCATTGCAGCCGCGATCTCCGGCTGGCCGTGTGGCGGCGCCTGGGTGAGCTGCTTCGCAGTGAAGATTACGCGGATATCGTCCAGGCCGAGACAGGTCTCGAGGGTGTCCGGGAAACCGCCGAGCAAATGCTCTCCCGCAAGACACGTGGCCGCACACTTGTGCGCCTCGGTGACTGA